The Deinococcota bacterium DNA segment GGTCGGTGAACTCAATCGGGGCATCCTGCAGAGTCAAATCGAGGCGATGTTGCCCTAAACGCCTGTGTCGGAGGCTAGCTTTTCGGGACGGTAACGCCGGCAGAGGAGCTCGACATGCCGTGCACCTCGAACATCGAACAGCAAAAGCGCACGCGGCTGTTTATCTGCGACGCGTTCAAGCTCTTCCGGCAGGCGCTAGGGCACCTGCTCAACCACCAACCTGACTTTCGGGTTATCGGCGAGGCCGCCACGGGAGAGCAAGCCCTCCGGCTCTGCCTCGAGCTCAGCCCCGACGTGGCTCTTATTGACCTTCAGCTGCCCGACATGAGCGGCCTCGAGGTCGCGCAGAGCCTCATGATTTGTACTCCAGGGACCCGCATCATCCTTCTAGCCATCGAGATCAGCCGACGCAGTGTACTTGAGGCCGTCGAAGTGGGCGTGACAGCGTACCTGCCGAAGCACGCGGAGGCGGAAGTGCTCGCTGTGGCCATTCGCCGGGCGGTCGGGCAGCACAAGCCCTTGGCGCACGATGCGGTCGAGCCCCTGCTTGCGCGCTATGGACAGGGTAACGCGAGGTTTCTAGAAAGAAATGACGAGCCTACGCTCACCGAGCGTCAGCGACAAGTGCTGCGATTCTTGACTCAAGGAGCCTCAAACCGCGAGATTGCCGGCGCGTTGGGCATGTCAGAAAAAGCCATCCGCAACCTATTGTCAGAGGTGTACCAGTTGCTCGACGTCCGTAACCGCACTGAGGCCGCCGTATACGCGCTGCAAAGGGGCTGGTTGGCGAGCCTTGACAGTCTAGCATCATGATCCCTTTCGCGCCGTATTGAGGCGGTGCCGTGCTGCCTTAAAGCTTAACGCCAAAGCGCCCCATCAGGGCAACATAGAGGCTATAGGCCACAATCATAACGGCTGCGGACAGCAGCAGTGAAGGCACGAACTTCAAACCCAGTCTGAGCAGTGTTGGGAGGGCGACGAAGAAGAGCAGTGAGGGAAGTACCGCCCAGAAGATCGAACTCGATAGGTCGATGATAGGCTCAACATCTCGAGTGTCGTAATAAAGCCAGATGATCGCCAGGACAGAAGTTAAGGGCAGTGAGGCAATGATGGCCGCGAAAAGCGTGTAGCGCTTCGCCACCTCGGCAACCGTGGCAACGATGAGCGCCGAGATGAGGACCCTCAAGATAAATTGCGTCATCGGGACTTCCGCCATTCGAACCCATCCGCCTGTCGCTCGAGTGGGACGTGAGACAAGGGTTCATGCTGAACGGGCGGACGTGGAGGACGCACTGCGGCCAGTATAGCATGCTAAGATAGCAGCCAGCTTACCCCTCAGCTCCGCAGATGCGGCGCTATACCAACACACTGAAAGTCGGCGCCGTCAAACTACCAGACTGGGAGCGTTTCATGGTAAGTCCGGTCCCAGGGGTTGTCAATAATCAACCCCTGACCGCTAAAAACCTTTACCGGCCAACCTTCAACATCAAGAGACACACGCGTGACCGCGGGATCCTCGGTTAGGGTGTAAAACAGTTGGTTGAGACGCGCCGTCATAAGTGTGGTGCCGCCACCACGCTCAAATTCAGCCGACAGGTTCACGGTGACCAAGCCGCCCGCGAAATCTAAGTCCAGGACCCTGGTCTCTTGGGGCATCGCTGAGCTGAGCCCGCGGGCCTTTTCCTCGGCGTTAGGTCCCGCAATCAGAGCGTCAAGTGCGTTCTTGAGTCTGGCTTCTTGATCCTGAACACCCAAAGGGCGGCTGACCGGCTCCAGTCGAGAGTCAAGCTGCTGGCTTCTAACAAAGTACACAGTGCCGTTGGCAGGGCTTCTGAGCGTCCAAATCAGCAGCGCCGCGATAACCGCCAGTACCAGTAAAGCCACAACTAGCGCTGTGTACGTCACCCTACGGCTCATCAGTTAAACCTGTTCACGGAGAGTTTCCGAGGCCCGACACCACACCTTATGGCTGCCAGTGGTAAGCAACCATACTGTACACGACCACGTTAGGCCGATCAAAGACGCGACGATTCAAGCAAGCGTTCACGTTTGTGGATTCCTCATGTCGATGTTCTAAGGTAGCATTGGCTTTCACAAAGCTCTTTGTTCCAGCACGCTTTGGTAGGTATGGGCTCTCATGCTAGGTGTGGGCCTGAACGTTCGTTAGGCGGGGATGGCGGACAGTAGCCTGTTGCAGGCCTCCTCGCAGCGGCGGCAGGCTTCGGCGCAGACCCGGCAGTGTTCCATGTGCCCGGCGTGCCTTTCGCACTCGGCGCCGCACACCTGGCAGGCGGTGGCGCAGGCTTGAAGCTGGCTGCGAATGAGGTTCCAGTCGGGCTGCGTCTGGCGGGACAGGACTCTTCCCGTCGCATCGCACACGTCCGCGCAGTCCAAGTTAAAGCGAATGCACTGCACCACTTCCTGGACGTTCTGCTCGCCGAGGCAGGCATCAGCGCAACTTGTGCAACTCTGCGCGCAACTAAAACACTCTTCGATGCAGTTGACGAGAGCGGCCATATCGACCTGCGGTTGGCGTGGGTGAGTTCTGAGCATGTCCTGAACGTGATTCATTATGACTCCTTCCATTCTTTGTTCGCTGTTTACGTCTTCGACGAATAAAATCCTGCTGTGACAGTTACAAGCCCTTTCCCGAAGGGTCGGCGGGGCGAATCACCTTCACTACCTAAAGTTAAGAGCCCATACCTGAGCTCTTTATACTGCTGTTTTGTTAAGGTTTTGTAAAGCTCGGCTTCAAAGAGCTCTCACACCAGCTTGACCCGCCGTAACAGCACGGCGTTGATGGCCACGACGACCGTCGAAACGCTCATCAGGACGGCCCCCACGGCAGGAGAGAGCAGAAGGCCCCAGCCGTATGCGACGCCTGCCGCCAGCGGTAATGCCAC contains these protein-coding regions:
- a CDS encoding response regulator transcription factor, with protein sequence MPCTSNIEQQKRTRLFICDAFKLFRQALGHLLNHQPDFRVIGEAATGEQALRLCLELSPDVALIDLQLPDMSGLEVAQSLMICTPGTRIILLAIEISRRSVLEAVEVGVTAYLPKHAEAEVLAVAIRRAVGQHKPLAHDAVEPLLARYGQGNARFLERNDEPTLTERQRQVLRFLTQGASNREIAGALGMSEKAIRNLLSEVYQLLDVRNRTEAAVYALQRGWLASLDSLAS
- a CDS encoding DUF3147 family protein; translated protein: MAEVPMTQFILRVLISALIVATVAEVAKRYTLFAAIIASLPLTSVLAIIWLYYDTRDVEPIIDLSSSIFWAVLPSLLFFVALPTLLRLGLKFVPSLLLSAAVMIVAYSLYVALMGRFGVKL
- a CDS encoding GerMN domain-containing protein, which codes for MTYTALVVALLVLAVIAALLIWTLRSPANGTVYFVRSQQLDSRLEPVSRPLGVQDQEARLKNALDALIAGPNAEEKARGLSSAMPQETRVLDLDFAGGLVTVNLSAEFERGGGTTLMTARLNQLFYTLTEDPAVTRVSLDVEGWPVKVFSGQGLIIDNPWDRTYHETLPVW
- a CDS encoding four-helix bundle copper-binding protein encodes the protein MNHVQDMLRTHPRQPQVDMAALVNCIEECFSCAQSCTSCADACLGEQNVQEVVQCIRFNLDCADVCDATGRVLSRQTQPDWNLIRSQLQACATACQVCGAECERHAGHMEHCRVCAEACRRCEEACNRLLSAIPA